Proteins encoded within one genomic window of Humulus lupulus chromosome 1, drHumLupu1.1, whole genome shotgun sequence:
- the LOC133793603 gene encoding serine/threonine-protein kinase ATR isoform X3, with product MANLSSLVHELRERIAASPSTPPSNADDDALEIRFRAVLPNLLHAYVVPSPSGSANEREVIAVLKLISHIAKNFPGVFYHGKASSILPVLGRILPFFAEPAFRSRHGVIFETVGSLLSLLRTGTRDAYRLFFIDAMLVVEDIFYVASCCTDHASIAEPTRLTLRCFFKSFDEISNDPAPLGDLPACNKPTDGTGILINLSGKERWQLFATWMIRLLAKCLTEGTLYVEGLINVSFVMAACSLLCYGDVDLHVACFDFASIIASAVNFDILPHQKIIQSISTILSEDKEELPVYRNMVYDSSLGGCLNALHSGCSDVVVKLTAADLVNVFPQSIRRTKSQELKVAMCTAYIRIAKNCPAHIWKPESLVYTLSLPEPCFSLIDCLQVAISILGPDRVGGKVTDHRNLDLSIPSDKSFGNTRVREKRHIHDLEAFKTKRQKLDEEIMASDDSNQMEQKHAWVVACEREEDYAHDMHSSLLSFIKSLKSPAVSPSSLKPHLALTALSMLCITFCKYPQTNMALVIFQEMYSWISWILEQANQDSSTSIMPDFSIYLEGIHSILLLQSPLFGESKIFGNQGFNEDLVRILIKLPWTHSVIGSEPNNLRKTKCLSIQVASKLADSRSESDLEVLDLGLHDEAEEVRIEAVMSMPVIALWSGPQILSHTFRRLEFVEGEKHDKVKNVIPFSLGYLSCLYGSCNAGDGVDKSKFKLFLNTTNEKHCQTLDYLLQGFWCPKCDTKNKCKNEVYVKDVNMLDIHWRETNMDCDFSLLRNLFFELLYDESSEEVQVSCVKNIRRIIIHETTTNLTETGSRWIRSVSFLLLNRKKAIREAFCSQISSFLEDTVLSCLFPDEDTQQKSKEQKFMDIIKHALAAAEDPQIFETLLETTAEIMIAVDIYNQLFLFSLILLIDQLDNFHVTVRMNASRLIHKSCYFHLRGGFELILSKVVHVQNELFNYLSARLSCRPVMIREFAEAVLGVETEELVKKMVPVVLPKLIVSQQDDDQAVDALYELAKCLNTDMVPLIVNWLPKVLAFALHRADGQELLSVLQFYQAQTGSDKQEIFAAALPALLDELVCFLDGTDADEISRRLARVPEMIKEIARVLIGGEDLPSFLRHHFVGLLNSIDRKMLHSEDYSLQKQALQRIEMLIKMMGSQLCTYVPKLMVLLMHAINKELLQREGLNLLHFFIKQLAERSPSSTKYVVSQVFAALIPFTERDKENPTRHLEKVGKILEDLVLNNKVVLKQYLCEFPILPSFPALSEVNKVLQEARGSMTLNDQLRDVVDGLNHENLNVRYMVVCELKKLLNLRREEVTSLIIAEGGRNMETLSSLITSLLRGCAEESRTAVGQRLKLVCADCLGALGAVDPAKVKGFSCQRFKIECSDDDLIYELIHKHLARAFRAAPDTIIQDSAALAMQELLKIAGCEASMDENAAASRTELLKEKSSEHAGGGINSIDGSIQVKRGQKLWDRFSNYVKEIIAPCLTSRFQLPNVVDSALVGPIYRPSMSFRRWIFFWIKKLMAHATGSRARIFNACRGIVRHDMQTAVYLLPYLVLNVVCHGTEEARHCVTEEILYVLDAVVSENCGVNGRQTEVCVQAVFTLLDNLGQWVDDVKQDLALSPAARPSSSKQQALKPKDHSQTSMMDHDQLITQCKYVSELLLAIPKVTLARASLRCQAYARSLMYFESYVREKSGSFNPAAERSGIFEDEDVSYLMELYSCLDEPDGLSGVASLRKSLILQDQILINKKAGNWGEVLTYCEQALQMEPTSAQRHSDVLNCLLNVCHLQAMVTHVDGLNSRIPQYKKTWCMQGVQAAWRLGRWDLMDEFLNGANEDSLICSNSESNALFELDVAKILQAMIKKDQFSVAEKIAQSKQALIASLAAAGMDSYMRAYPFVVKLHFLRELEDFQTILANESFLEKSFQVGDTSFSKMMENWENRLRFTQPSLWTREPLLAFRRMVFGASGRGAQVGNCWLQYAKLCRTAGHYETANRAILEAQASGAPNVHMEKAKLLWSTRRSDGAIAELQQSLLNMSVEAVGSAAVSSISSLSVVPLNSAPLVCDTQCMNESRDIAKTLLLYARWIHYTGQKQKEDVIIFYSRVKELQPKWEKGFFYMAKYCDEVLADARKRQEENSDLGPGKMPSSTVGSSNLATEKRWWSYVPDVLLFYAKGLHRGHKNLFQALPRLLTLWFDFGSFYQRSSSSTNKDLKSVHLKVMSIMRGCLKDLPTYQWLTVLPQLVSRICHQNEEVVRLVKHVITSVLRQYPQQALWIMAAVSKSTVPSRKEAAAEIIQSARKGFSQGNSGNNLFIQFASMVDHLIKLCFHAGQPKSRSINISIEFSSLKRMMPLGIIMPIQQSLTVNLPTCDGNLTDSLTSDIFSVTDLPTIAGIADEAEILSSLQRPKKIILLGSDGMERPFLCKPKDDLRKDARMMEFTAMINRLLSKYPESRRRKLYIRTFAVIPLTEDCGMVEWVPHTRGLRHILQDIYITCGKFDRLKTNPQIKRLYDQCHGKMPEDEMLKNKILPMFPPVFHKWFLTTFSEPAAWFRARIAYAHTTAVWSMVGHIVGLGDRHGENILFDSTTGDCVHVDFSCLFDKGLQLEKPELVPFRLTQNMIDGLGITGYEGIFLRVCEITLSVLRMHRETLMSVLETFIHDPLVEWTKSHKSSGVEVQNPHAQRAISNIEARLRGVVVGVGAAPSLPLAVEGQARRLITEAISHKNLGKMYIWWMPWF from the exons ATGGCCAACTTGTCGAGCCTCGTTCACGAGCTCCGAGAACGCATTGCGGCTTCTCCCTCCACTCCTCCTTCCAATGCAGACGATGACGCTCTCGAAATTAGGTTCCGTGCGGTGCTTCCTAATCTCCTCCACGCCTATGTCGTTCCTTCCCCCTCTGGTTCTg CCAATGAGAGAGAAGTGATAGCTGTTTTGAAGCTCATTTCCCACATTGCGAAGAATTTTCCTGGGGTCTTTTATCATGGGAAGGCGAGCTCTATTTTACCTGTTCTTGGTCGGATTCTTCCTTTCTTTGCGGAACCCGCATTTCG TTCTCGGCATGGTGTAATTTTTGAAACTGTCGGGTCACTTTTATCTTTGCTTCGGACTGGAACACGAGATGCTTACCGTCTTTTTTTCATTGATGCCATGTTGGTTGTTGAAG ATATTTTCTATGTAGCATCATGCTGCACTGACCATGCAAGCATTGCAGAACCCACTAGATTAACTTTAAGGTGTTTCTTTAAGTCATTTGATGAGATTTCAAATGATCCAGCTCCTCTAGGAGATCTCCCAGCATGTAACAAACCGACAGATGGCACTGGTATTTTGATTAACCTATCGGGCAAAGAAAGGTGGCAACTTTTTGCAACTTGGATGATTAGGCTTCTTGCAAAATGCCTTACAGAAGGAACTCTCTATGTAGAAGGACTAATTAATGTATCATTTGTAATGGCTGCATGTTCTCTATTATGTTACGGAGATGTAGATTTGCATGTG GCATGTTTTGACTTTGCAAGTATCATTGCATCGGCAGTAAATTTTGACATTCTCCCTCATCAGAAAATAATTCAGTCGATATCCACTATATTAAGTGAGGACAAAGAGGAGCTTCCTGTGTATAG AAACATGGTTTATGATTCGTCATTGGGTGGTTGCCTGAATGCATTACACTCTGGTTGTTCTGATGTTGTTGTCAAGTTAACAGCTGCTGATTTAGTAAATGTATTTCCTCAGTCAATAAGGAGAACCAAAAGCCAGGAGCTTAAG GTTGCAATGTGCACTGCATATATTCGCATTGCAAAAAACTGTCCCGCTCATATATGGAAGCCTGAGTCACTTGTTTACACACTTTCTCTTCCAGAACCCTGCTTCTCCCTGATAGATTGTCTTCAAGTAGCTATTTCCATACTTGGTCCTGATCGTGTTGGAGGGAAAGTAACAGATCATAGAAATCTAGATTTGTCAATACCAAGTGACAAATCATTTGGAAACACAAGGGTCCGGGAAAAGAGACACattcatgatttagaggcttTCAAGACCAAACGACAGAAGTTAGATGAGGAAATTATGGCTTCTGATGACAGTAATCAGATGGAGCAAAAGCATGCATGGGTTGTTGCTTGTGAAAGAGAAGAAGATTATGCACATGATATGCATTCCTCacttctttcttttattaaatctttaaaaTCTCCTGCTGTCAGTCCAAGTTCTCTAAAACCACATCTAGCTTTAACAGCTCTTAGCATGCTTTGCATCACCTTCTGTAAATATCCACAGACCAATATGGCACTTGTAATTTTTCAGGAGATGTATTCATGGATATCCTGGATACTGGAACAG GCAAACCAAGATAGTTCAACTTCAATCATGCCTGATTTTTCTATCTATCTTGAAGGAATTCACAGCATATTGCTTTTGCAAA GTCCACTTTTTGGGGAGAGCAAGATATTTGGAAATCAGGGTTTTAATGAAGATCTTGTTCGCATACTGATTAAACTTCCTTGGACCCATTCTGTCATTGGTAGCGAGCCTAATAATCTGAGGAAAACAAAATGTCTTTCTATTCAAGTTGCAAGCAAACTTGCTGATAGCAGAAGTGAATCTGATCTGGAAGTGCTTGATTTGGGCCTACATGATGAAGCTGAAGAAGTTAGAATTGAGGCAGTAATGTCAATGCCAGTTATTGCATTGTGGTCTGGTCCTCAAATACTATCACATACATTTAGAAGGCTGGA ATTCGTAGAAGGAGAAAAGCATGACAAGGTTAAGAATGTTATTCCGTTTTCTCTTGGTTATTTATCATGCCTTTATGGTTCTTGTAATGCTGGAGATGGTGTAGATAAAAGTAAATTCAAATTGTTCTTGaatacaacaaatgaaaaacactGTCAAACACTAGATTATTTATTGCAAGGATTTTGGTGTCCAAAGTGTGACACAAAAAATAAATGCAAGAATGAAGTGTATGTAAAAGATGTCAATATGCTTGATATACACTGGAGGGAAACCAATATGGATTGTGATTTCAGTCTTCTAAGGAATCTGTTTTTTGAACTTCTTTATGATGAGTCATCTGAAGAGGTTCAAGTTTCTTGTGTAAAAAATATTCGAAGGATCATAATACATGAAACCACTACTAATCTCACTGAAACAGGATCCAGATGGATTAGAAGTGTTAGTTTTTTGCTTCTTAACAGAAAGAAGGCTATAAGAGAAGCATTTTGCAGTCAAATTAGCTCATTCCTTGAAGATACTGTTTTGAGTTGTTTATTTCCTGACGAGGACACACAACAGAAAAGTAAAGAACAAAAATTTATGGATATAATCAAACATGCACTGGCAGCTGCTGAAGACCCCCAAATATTTGAGACCCTTTTGGAAACAACTGCAGAAATTATGATTGCTGTCGATATATACAATCAGctctttttattttctctaaTCTTATTGATTGATCAGCTTGATAATTTTCATGTGACAGTGAGAATGAATGCATCAAGGCTAATACACAAATCTTGCTACTTCCATCTTAGAGGAGGTTTTGAGTTAATTCTCTCAAAAGTGGTTCATGTTCAAAACGAACTATTTAATTATTTGTCAGCAAGGCTTTCTTGCCGTCCAGTAATGATCAGAGAGTTTGCAGAAGCAGTTCTTGGTGTTGAAACCGAAGAACTTGTCAAGAAAATGGTTCCTGTTGTTCTTCCAAAACTCATTGTGTCTCAACAGGATGATGATCAAGCAGTTGATGCGTTATATGAGTTGGCTAAATGTTTGAACACTGATATGGTCCCTTTGATAGTTAATTGGCTACCAAAAGTGCTAGCTTTTGCTCTTCATCGTGCAGATGGCCAAGAATTACTCTCTGTCTTGCAATTTTACCAAGCCCAGACTGGTTCTGACAAGCAAGAAATTTTTGCAGCTGCATTACCGGCGCTATTAGATGAACTTGTATGTTTTTTGGATGGAACTGATGCAGATGAAATAAGTAGAAG GTTAGCAAGAGTACCTGAGATGATAAAAGAAATTGCTAGGGTTCTAATTGGTGGTGAAGATCTTCCAAGCTTTCTAAGGCATCATTTTGTTGGCCTCCTTAACAGTATTGATAGAAAGATGCTTCACTCAGAGGATTATTCACTGCAGAAGCAAGCCTTACAACGCATTGAGATGCTGATTAAGATGATGGGTTCTCAACTTTGTACCTATGTGCCAAAACTGATGGTTCTTCTTATGCATGCTATTAATAAAGAACTGCTCCAAAGAGAGGGTCTCAACTTATTGCATTTTTTCATCAAACAATTGGCTGAACGATCACCATCTAGCACAAAATATGTAGTTTCTCAAGTCTTTGCTGCTCTGATTCCCTTCACAGAGAGAGACAAAGAAAACCCAACAAGACATCTAGAGAAAGTGGGAAAAATATTAGAAGACCTTgtgctgaacaacaaagttgttTTAAAGCAATATCTTTGTGAGTTCCCCATATTGCCTAGTTTTCCAGCTCTATCAGAAGTCAATAAAGTTCTACAGGAAGCTCGTGGGTCAATGACTTTGAATGATCAATTGCGAGATGTTGTTGATGGTCTGAATCATGAGAACTTAAATGTGAGATATATGGTAGTGTGTGAGTTGAAAAAATTACTAAATCTGAGAAGAGAAGAGGTTACTAGTTTAATAATTGCTGAAGGTGGCAGAAACATGGAAACTTTGAGCTCTTTGATCACATCCTTATTGAGAGGTTGTGCGGAAGAATCGCGGACTGCCGTTGGACAACGTCTGAAGTTGGTCTGTGCTGATTGTCTCGGAGCATTAGGTGCAGTTGACCCAGCAAAGGTGAAGGGCTTTTCATGCCAACGTTTTAAAATTGAATGCTCTGATGATGACCTTATATATGAGTTGATTCACAAGCATCTTGCTAGAGCTTTTAGAGCTGCACCTGACACTATTATTCAAGACTCAGCTGCATTGGCAATGCAAGAGCTCCTAAAGATTGCTGGTTGTGAAGCATCCATGGATGAGAATGCTGCAGCTTCTAGGACAGAATTACTGAAGGAGAAATCTTCAGAGCATGCTGGAGGAGGGATTAATAGTATTGATGGTAGCATACAGGTAAAGAGGGGTCAAAAATTGTGGGATCGATTTTCTAATTATGTGAAAGAAATAATAGCTCCTTGTCTAACCTCTAGATTTCAACTTCCTAATGTTGTCGATTCTGCATTGGTTGGCCCAATTTATCGACCATCTATGTCATTCAGAAGATGGATATTCTTTTGGATAAAAAAGTTGATGGCACATGCAACAGGTTCTCGTGCAAGGATTTTTAATGCATGTCGAGGTATAGTGCGTCATGACATGCAGACAGCAGTATATCTGCTGCCATATTTAGTTCTTAATGTTGTCTGCCATGGAACTGAGGAGGCACGACATTGTGTAACAGAAGAAATCTTGTATGTTCTTGATGCTGTCGTATCAGAAAACTGTGGAGTGAATGGTAGGCAAACTGAAGTTTGTGTACAAGCAGTGTTTACTCTTCTTGATAATCTTGGGCAATGGGTGGATGACGTGAAACAAGATCTGGCTCTTTCCCCAGCTGCCCGACCATCTTCTTCAAAGCAACAAGCATTAAAGCCAAAAGATCATTCTCAAACTTCTATGATGGATCATGACCAACTTATAACACAGTGTAAATATGTTTCAGAACTTTTGTTGGCAATTCCAAAGGTAACACTTGCCAGGGCCTCCTTAAGATGTCAGGCATATGCAAGGTCCTTAATGTACTTTGAATCTTATGTAAGGGAGAAGTCAGGTTCTTTCAACCCTGCAGCTGAGAGAAGTGGAATTTTTGAGGATGAAGATGTTTCTTACCTAATGGAATTATATAGCTGTCTAGATGAGCCTGATGGTCTATCTGGTGTGGCATCTTTACGAAAATCTTTGATACTACAGGACCAGATTTTAATAAACAAAAAGGCAGGAAACTGGGGGGAGGTTTTAACTTATTGTGAACAAGCTTTGCAGATGGAACCTACTTCAGCACAAAGACATTCTGATGTTCTAAATTGTTTACTCAATGTGTGCCACCTCCAAGCCATGGTTACTCATGTTGATGGTTTAAACTCCAGAATTCCGCAGTACAAGAAAACATGGTGCATGCAAGGTGTGCAAGCAGCATGGAGACTTGGCAGGTGGGACTTGATGGATGAATTCCTTAATGGAGCTAATGAAGACAGTTTAATTTGTAGCAACTCTGAGAGTAATGCATTATTTGAGTTGGATGTTGCCAAAATTCTCCAGGCAATGATAAAGAAGGACCAGTTTTCAGTTGCTGAAAAGATTGCACAGTCTAAGCAAGCATTAATTGCTTCTCTGGCAGCTGCAGGAATGGATTCCTACATGCGGGCATACCCATTTGTTGTGAAACTTCACTTTCTCCGGGAGTTGGAGGACTTCCAAACTATTCTTGCTAATGAATCCTTCTTGGAGAAGTCGTTTCAAGTGGGCGATACGAGCTTCTCTAAAATGATGGAGAACTGGGAAAATCGCCTTCGATTTACACAGCCATCACTATGGACAAGGGAGCCTCTTTTAGCTTTTCGAAGAATGGTTTTTGGTGCTAGTGGTCGTGGTGCTCAAGTAGGTAATTGTTGGCTTCAATATGCAAAGCTTTGTCGCACAGCTGGTCATTATGAAACGGCAAACCGAGCCATCCTTGAAGCCCAAGCTTCAGGTGCTCCTAATGTACACATGGAGAAGGCTAAGCTTTTGTGGAGTACCAGGAGATCTGATGGAGCCATAGCCGAGTTGCAACAATCACTCCTGAATATGTCTGTGGAGGCTGTAGGATCTGCAGCAGTATCATCCATTAGTAGTCTGTCAGTGGTTCCACTGAACTCTGCACCTTTAGTTTGTGATACTCAATGTATGAATGAGAGTCGTGATATTGCGAAGACTCTTCTCCTATATGCTAGATGGATCCATTACACTGGGCAGAAACAGAAAGAAGATGTAATTATTTTTTACTCTAGGGTAAAGGAACTACAGCCCAAGTGGGAGAAAGGATTCTTCTACATGGCCAAGTATTGTGATGAAGTGCTTGCTGATGCCAGGAAACGTCAGGAAGAAAATTCTGATTTGGGTCCCGGGAAGATGCCATCAAGTACTGTTGGTTCGTCAAATTTAGCTACAGAAAAGCGCTGGTGGTCTTATGTGCCTGATGTGCTTTTATTCTATGCCAAGGGGCTTCACAGGGGCCATAAGAATCTCTTTCAAGCACTTCCAAGGTTGTTAACCCTATGGTTTGATTTTGGAAGTTTTTATCAAAGAAGCAGTTCATCTACTAATAAAGATCTCAAAAGTGTTCACCTAAAG GTAATGAGTATTATGAGAGGCTGTTTAAAGGATTTGCCAACGTATCAGTGGTTAACTGTACTGCCTCAATTGGTTTCTAGAATTTGCCATCAGAATGAGGAAGTTGTTCGATTGGTGAAACACGTAATCACCTCAGTTCTTCGGCAGTACCCACAACAAGCACTATGGATTATGGCAGCAGTTTCAAAGTCCACTGTTCCTTCTAGGAAGGAGGCAGCTGCAGAAATCATACAATCTGCACGAAAGGGATTTAGCCAGGGTAATAGTGGCAACAATTTGTTTATTCAGTTCGCTAGCATGGTAGATCACTTGATTAAGTTATGCTTTCATGCTGGTCAACCTAAATCAAGGTCAATTAACATCTCAATTGAGTTTAGTTCTCTGAAGAGGATGATGCCACTAGGAATTATCATGCCGATTCAACAATCTCTTACAGTTAATCTTCCGACTTGTGATGGGAATCTCACTGATTCACTTACCTCTGATATCTTTTCTGTTACTGATCTTCCTACAATAGCAGGCATAGCGGACGAGGCTGAGATTCTTTCATCTCTTCAACGACCTAAGAAA ATTATTCTACTGGGCAGTGATGGCATGGAACGTCCATTCCTCTGCAAACCCAAAGATGATCTCCGGAAGGATGCCCGGATGATGGAGTTCACCGCAATGATAAATCGTTTGTTGTCCAAATACCCAGAAAGCCGTCGGAGGAAGCTCTACATTCGCACCTTTGCTGTGATACCTTTGACAGAGGATTGTGGCATGGTAGAGTGGGTGCCTCATACTCGCGGACTTAGGCATATACTTCAAGACATTTATATTACCTGTGGGAAATTTGACAGGCTGAAGACAAATCCTCAGATTAAACGATTATATGATCAGTGCCACGGTAAAATGCCTGAAGATGAGAtgctgaagaataaaattcttccaATGTTCCCCCCAGtttttcataaatggtttttgaCCACATTTTCTGAGCCAGCTGCATGGTTTAGAGCAAGGATTGCTTATGCACACACTACTGCCGTGTGGTCAATGGTTGGGCATATTGTGGGACTTGGTGATAGGCATGGTGAAAACATTCTTTTCGACTCTACTACTGGTGACTGTGTTCATGTTGATTTCAGTTGCTTATTTGACAAGGGTTTGCAGTTGGAGAAACCAGAGCTGGTTCCGTTCAGGCTAACTCAG AACATGATTGATGGCTTGGGAATCACTGGTTATGAAGGAATCTTCTTGAGAGTATGTGAAATCACACTTTCGGTTCTCAGGATGCATAGGGAGACTTTAATGAGTGTGCTTGAAACCTTCATTCACGATCCTCTTGTGGAATGGACGAAATCTCACAAGTCCAGTGGGGTAGAAGTTCAAAATCCACACGCACAG CGAGCCATTAGTAACATTGAAGCAAGGTTGCGAGGAGTCGTGGTTGGAGTTGGTGCAGCTCCATCCTTGCCTCTCGCTGTTGAAGGTCAGGCTCGTCGGTTAATTACTGAAGCAATCTCGCACAAAAATCTTGGCAAGATGTATATATGGTGGATGCCATGGTTTTGA